One genomic window of Lytechinus variegatus isolate NC3 chromosome 1, Lvar_3.0, whole genome shotgun sequence includes the following:
- the LOC121430782 gene encoding uncharacterized protein LOC121430782, whose product MSAFLRKELTYHEIREYFWTDSKIVLGYINNESRRFHVYVANLVQQIRNVSDPASWYYVSTNPADDASRGLTTHNKLRQAGYWVIGGSSVVSSIITKCVTCKRLRGPVRQIRSYRGTAFVGAKNELRDALKQMDQDKIQQYLVENNIDWIPFVMNPPHASHMGGVWERQIQTVRRALEPLMMSAGKQLDDEAFRTFLSEAESIVNSRPLTTQNLSSSNAQEPLTPNHLLTMKSKVVLPLPGKFQKADMYARKWWRRVQHLTNEFWTRWMKEYLTDLQTRKKWARPRKSLKVGDIVISKEADDNRAQWPLGRVSKVYPSNDGLVRKVQLVMGDSSLDSQGKRQKQPTTLERPLHKLMLLLSPEETLETSDIEDQGIPQQGASTTQ is encoded by the exons ATGAGTGCGTTTCTTCGCAAAGAACTGACATATCACGAGATTCGTGAATACTTCTGGACAGACAGCAAAATCGTGTTGGGGTACATCAACAACGAGTCCAGAAGGTTTCATGTCTATGTAGCCAATCTAGTGCAACAAATACGCAACGTATCTGACCCTGCGTCTTGGTACTATGTATCAACCAATCCAGCAGATGATGCTTCTCGAGGACTCACA ACTCACAATAAACTTCGTCAGGCTGGTTACTGGGTGATAGGTGGTTCGTCAGTCGTCTCATCCATCATCACCAAGTGTGTGACCTGCAAGCGACTTCGTGGACCTGTCCGACAAATTCGCTCTTACAGAGGAACTGCTTTCGTGGGTGCTAAGAATGAGCTCCGAGACGCCTTGAAACAGATGGACCAAGACAAGATCCAGCAGTATCTTGTTGAAAATAACATTGACTGGATTCCCTTCGTAATGAATCCACCTCATGCATCACACATGGGAGGAGTATGGGAGCGCCAGATTCAGACAGTTCGGCGTGCTCTCGAACCCCTCATGATGTCTGCGGGAAAACAACTAGATGATGAGGCATTTAGAACATTTCTTTCCGAAGCAGAGTCGATCGTCAACTCAAGGCCTCTTACAACACAGAACCTGAGTTCGTCTAATGCTCAAGAACCATTGACACCTAACCATCTCCTGACTATGAAGTCCAAAGTAGTCCTCCCACTGCCAGGCAAGTTCCAGAAAGCAGACATGTATGCTAGAAAATGGTGGCGTAGAGTCCAACATCTTACCAACGAGTTCTGGACGAGGTGGATGAAAGAATATCTAACCGACCTGCAAACTCGAAAGAAGTGGGCTCGTCCAAGGAAAAGTCTTAAAGTCGGCGATATCGTCATCTCCAAAGAAGCAGATGATAACCGTGCTCAGTGGCCCCTTGGAAGAGTGTCGAAAGTGTATCCTAGCAACGATGGGCTTGTGCGCAAGGTCCAACTCGTCATGGGAGATTCATCGTTAGATAGTCAGGGAAAGCGTCAGAAACAACCCACCACGCTGGAAAGACCTTTACACAAGTTGATGCTTCTCTTGTCTCCAGAAGAGACCTTAGAAACTAGTGACATAGAAGACCAAGGGATTCCCCAACAAGGAGCCAGCACAACACAATga